Proteins from one Kazachstania africana CBS 2517 chromosome 1, complete genome genomic window:
- the MRPL3 gene encoding mitochondrial 54S ribosomal protein mL44 (similar to Saccharomyces cerevisiae MRPL3 (YMR024W); ancestral locus Anc_2.574), whose translation MLCSTARSTFSNSILQKYLFSSLRKHVFYRANSTLTKTELGKYEVYYKNLQTAINETPETIISKSPTLTTLHKRIGLPKEFTLSNLSKCLTCRSSFSTSDSLTITATAKQADNHGLNIFGKNLLTFHVTKFLLMKYPRLPTVVLNAAINAYISKNVLANIARSWGVEVEQSTIMKRFLKNEPISVTLGKLRYYNNEFNKVDGIEMISKLNYSENDALALFVRSVISVLWTINEHAAVDFIYKYILSRKLDISKLFYFENPTRELARLCERENFQKPVSKLIAESGRLSKAPVFIIGVFSGEEKLGEGYGSSLKEAKARAATDALMKWYAYEAVQNSKQEPLIDPGTVIV comes from the coding sequence ATGCTATGTTCCACTGCTAGATCTACATTCTCGAATTCTATTCTGCagaaatatcttttctCCAGTTTAAGAAAGCACGTTTTCTATCGAGCTAATAGCACTTTGACAAAGACGGAACTTGGGAAGTACGAGGTATATTATAAGAACCTACAAACTGCAATAAACGAAACGCCCGAGACAATAATCTCCAAGTCCCCAACATTGACTACTCTACACAAGAGAATAGGCTTGCCCAAAGAGTTTACATTatctaatttatcaaaatgtTTGACCTGTAGATCATCATTCTCCACTTCTGATAGTCTGACCATTACTGCAACAGCAAAACAAGCCGATAATCATGGattgaatatatttggTAAGAACTTACTGACGTTTCATGTCActaaatttcttttaatgaaatatcCTAGATTACCTACCGTGGTATTAAATGCTGCAATTAATGCATACATATCCAAGAATGTGCTGGCAAATATTGCAAGGTCATGGGGTGTTGAAGTTGAACAGTCtacaataatgaaaaggTTTCTCAAGAATGAACCAATTAGTGTTACCCTAGGTAAACTTAGGTattataataatgaatttaataaGGTTGATGGTATTGAAATGATATCTAAATTGAACTattctgaaaatgatgCGTTAGCTCTTTTTGTTAGAAGTGTAATAAGCGTTTTATGGACAATAAACGAGCACGCTGCTGTAGATTTCATCTATAAATACATACTCAGCAGGAAACTAGATATTTCCAAactattttattttgaaaatccTACGAGAGAGTTAGCAAGGCTTTGCGAGAGagaaaactttcaaaaaccGGTTTCTAAACTGATTGCAGAATCTGGGAGATTGTCAAAGGCTCCTGTGTTCATAATTGGTGTGTTTTCAGGTGAAGAGAAGTTGGGTGAAGGTTACGGATCTTCATTAAAAGAAGCAAAAGCAAGGGCTGCAACTGATGCTTTAATGAAGTGGTATGCATACGAAGCTGTTCAAAATAGCAAACAGGAACCTCTAATAGACCCAGGGACCGTAATTGTGTAG
- the MSS1 gene encoding Mss1p (similar to Saccharomyces cerevisiae MSS1 (YMR023C); ancestral locus Anc_2.573), with the protein MMLPITFPLSTGKMRLYSRLVKPLTSNFPTIYALSTPTGHKSAISVIRISGSHAKYIYHKLTRCSADPIPREAVLRKLYHPFEIINNKPLLLDSSLILFFQSPKSFTGEDILELHVHGGRAIVSSVLNAINLLHDRSSNFNIRYAQPGEFSKRAFHNSKFDLTEVEAINDLINADTEAQRRSILSSLNGDNKLLFREWRSLLITCMAQLTAIIDFGDDNDLSTSHDIIKGVSNKILGLKNKVIDFINKVERADILNDGIKIVFMGSPNVGKSSLLNMVTNDDTSIVSDIPGTTRDSVSTLINIGGQKIIMTDTAGIRKESNDKIELLGIERAKEKSGKSDICILVLDPTRNVILDAEVISWVKSLYGRKKEILVVLNKSDLFEDKKILESIKRDVCSSFKGLDFPIITTSSKTSSGVKAFFTVLKEKTEKISFLNKHSEAITISMRAKEILRKDVLYGINEFLKSNNDRHDLIILSENLQYSIDGISKITGEHVDVEEILDAVFSKFCIGK; encoded by the coding sequence ATGATGCTACCTATAACTTTTCCTCTCTCGACTGGGAAGATGAGACTTTATTCGAGGCTAGTAAAGCCATTAACATCCAATTTTCCGACAATATATGCCCTATCTACGCCAACTGGCCATAAGTCAGCTATTTCTGTCATACGGATCTCTGGTTCACATGCCAAATATATTTACCATAAATTAACAAGATGTTCTGCAGATCCAATACCTAGAGAGGCAGTTTTAAGAAAACTGTACCATCCATTCGAAATCATAAATAACAAGCCATTACTGCTCGATTCTTCTCTGATCTTATTCTTCCAATCACCGAAAAGCTTCACAGGGGAAGATATACTGGAACTACATGTACATGGTGGTAGAGCAATCGTTTCAAGTGTTTTAAATGCAATAAATTTGCTACATGATAGAAGTagtaatttcaatataagATATGCGCAACCTGGAGAATTCTCTAAGCGTGCCTTCCACAactcaaaatttgatttgacAGAAGTAGAGGCGATAAACGATTTGATTAACGCTGATACTGAGGCCCAAAGACGCAGTATTCTTTCTAGCCTGAATGGTGATAATAAATTGTTGTTTCGTGAATGGCGCAGTTTACTAATTACTTGTATGGCTCAATTGACTGctattattgattttgggGATGACAATGATTTGTCCACAAGTCATGATATTATAAAAGGCGTCTCAAATAAAATACTAGGATTAAAAAACAAAGTTATTGACTTCATAAATAAGGTGGAAAGGGCGGATATACTAAATGATGGTATTAAAATAGTATTTATGGGTTCTCCGAACGTTGGGAAGTCTTCATTGTTGAATATGGTTACAAATGATGATACTTCAATTGTGAGTGACATACCTGGCACTACAAGAGACTCTGTGAGCACGCTTATAAATATTGGCGGGCaaaagataataatgacCGATACAGCAGGCATAAGGAAGGAGagtaatgataaaataGAGCTTTTAGGGATTGAGAGggcaaaagaaaagagtgGAAAAAGTGACATTTGTATATTAGTTCTCGATCCTACAAGGAACGTAATACTTGATGCTGAGGTTATTTCTTGGGTAAAATCACTATACGGGCgaaaaaaggaaatattGGTGGTACTAAACAAATCAGATCTTTTTGAAGACAAGAAGATTTTGGAAAGCATTAAACGAGATGTatgttcttctttcaagGGTCTCGATTTTCCAATTATTACGACCTCTTCCAAAACTTCAAGTGGAGTTAAGGCCTTTTTCACTGTTCTAAAAGAAAAGACTGAAAAGATCTCATTTTTGAACAAGCATTCTGAAGCCATTACGATATCTATGAGAGCAAAGGAAATCCTAAGAAAAGACGTTCTGTATGGtataaatgaatttttaaaatctaACAATGATAGGCATGATCTTATTATATTAAGTGAGAACTTAcaatattcaattgatgGTATAAGTAAAATCACAGGAGAGCATGTTGACGTCGAAGAAATCCTCGATGCagtcttttcaaaattttgtattgGAAAGTAA
- the STB4 gene encoding Stb4p (similar to Saccharomyces cerevisiae STB4 (YMR019W); ancestral locus Anc_2.565), producing MSKSTTKQRLRVQKACDICKRRKVKCDGLSPCSNCIRHNVDCTYDYRTFASRKKPRFITNVLSSSRESSVASSIPLSSNGKSVFIEDQTAKLLLELSSNREHSSNSSLYVNDEKQLSSIRRDYIIHGPEIDNQKSPWFTFSRDKYRFHRRYQNVLPYYLGRSLLSQLPPDSIKSFNLEVPRIQNYGWNLSGGHYIKASTFSDSNDSNNNGDLFFNFDNSMHLSIVNKLLNFFFNEINKSLSILDYSTFWKQYNNGFLQQGKQNNNSTKLFTSILYLVLAIALRFKDGELQAPNVEEPFFSEEELLFLNKTHDKEGKLFNYSYSIVSKLTFEWESFELLQSWLLITFYLRTCHRQIACWSALGKAVTMCKGMSLHLNQLPEIHSENDRIKAWNCFWAVFIMDKLISFQIGRAYLLDLPIDTMIRPDNATKTKDISWFSSETIHLYELSLLILCFQKQNAQELSPTESLEFRQSLDLWISKQNFDNWSSLYQVQPFLTYLDIKLTFEAKTLLALLEPPTDLTSKSLHFNVDFNSLISASCHSINLLELIVKNKQFFIPWWLNLSQLFSVSLISLTLLQAGIKTNSTKDLLARSMNLWNSLANEKPKNPPSMLAQCVWCIKMLNHIACLRLLQATSILNELVGINETTDNSVNKNNFEQFAKVGEDEEPDQENDSNMPFQILQDSLSTPTDDLLEEDLFGNLQWFDQAFL from the coding sequence ATGAGTAAATCAACGACTAAACAGAGACTAAGAGTCCAGAAAGCTTGTGATATATgcaagagaagaaaagttAAATGTGACGGTTTATCACCATGCTCGAATTGTATCAGACACAATGTAGATTGTACCTACGATTATAGAACTTTTGCCTCAAGAAAGAAACCCAGGTTTATTACCAATGTATTGAGTTCATCGAGAGAGTCCAGTGTGGCCTCATCTATACCACTGTCCTCCAATGGTAAAAGCGTTTTCATAGAAGATCAAACTGCAAAATTATTGTTGGAATTAAGTTCAAATAGAGAACATAGCAGTAATAGTAGTCTTTACGTGAATGATGAGAAACAACTATCAAGTATACGGCGGGATTACATAATTCATGGTCCAGAAATAGATAACCAAAAATCACCTTGGTTCACTTTTTCAAGAGATAAATATAGATTCCATAGACGATATCAGAATGTACTACCATATTATTTGGGGCGTTCTTTATTGTCTCAACTACCACCAGACTCAATCAAGTCCTTTAATTTGGAAGTTCCCAGGATACAAAATTATGGTTGGAACTTATCGGGAGGACACTATATTAAAGCAAGTACATTTTCAGACAGTAATGACagcaataataatggtgatttatttttcaattttgataattctaTGCACCTTTCAATAGTCAATaagttattgaattttttcttcaatgaaattaataaatcattatcaataCTTGATTATTCGACTTTTTGGAAGCAATATAACAATGGGTTTTTACAACAGGGGAAACAGAACAATAATTCAACGAAACTGTTCActtcaatattatatttggTTCTAGCAATCGCATTAAGGTTCAAGGACGGCGAATTACAGGCTCCCAACGTCGAAGAGCCTTTCTTTAGTGAAGAAGAGTTACTTTTCCTGAATAAAACTCACGATAAAGAGggaaaacttttcaattattcATATTCAATAGTATCGAAATTGACTTTTGAATGGGAATCATTCGAGCTCTTACAATCCTGGCTACTTATTACCTTCTATTTAAGAACATGTCATAGACAAATAGCATGTTGGAGTGCTCTCGGTAAAGCAGTTACCATGTGTAAAGGAATGTCATTACATTTGAACCAGCTACCCGAAATACACTCAGAGAATGATAGAATCAAGGCATGGAATTGTTTTTGGGCCGTTTTTATAATGGATAAATTGATCAGTTTCCAAATTGGTAGAGCGTATTTATTGGATTTACCAATCGATACAATGATTAGACCGGATAATGCCACTAAAACCAAAGATATTTCATGGTTCAGCAGTGAGACAATACATTTGTATGAACTatcattattgatattgtgTTTCCAAAAACAAAACGCACAGGAATTAAGTCCGACTGAATCTCTTGAATTCAGACAAAGCTTGGATTTATGGAtatcaaaacaaaattttgataattggTCGTCATTGTACCAGGTACAACCATTTTTAACTTATTTAGATATTAAATTGACTTTCGAGGCAAAGACACTACTCGCATTACTCGAACCTCCTACAGATCTTACGTCCAAATCTTTACATTTCAATGtagatttcaattcattgatatCAGCATCTTGCCATTCCATTAACTTACTAGAACTGATagtgaaaaataaacaatttttcattccGTGGTGGCTAAACCTGTCACAATTATTTTCAGTGAGTCTAATTTCATTAACATTGCTCCAGGCCGGTATAAAAACGAATAGTACCAAGGATCTATTAGCAAGATCCATGAACCTTTGGAATTCCCTGGCAAATGAGAAACCCAAAAATCCTCCCTCGATGCTAGCACAATGTGTATGGTGCATCAAAATGCTAAACCATATCGCATGTCTAAGGCTTCTTCAAGCTACCTCTATTCTGAATGAACTGGTGGGAATTAATGAGACTACTGACAACTCGGTAAATAAGAATAACTTTGAGCAATTTGCAAAAGTCGGAGAAGACGAGGAACCTGACCAAGAGAATGACAGTAACATGCCTTTCCAAATCTTGCAGGATTCTCTTAGCACACCTACTGACGATCTTCTGGAAGAAGATTTATTCGGTAATTTACAATGGTTCGATCAAGCATTTTTATGA
- the CSI1 gene encoding Csi1p (similar to Saccharomyces cerevisiae CSI1 (YMR025W); ancestral locus Anc_2.575), translating into MDYSINMDSNVMYSVNYEYENDLNSLSESELVPQCYLLLGQVQNGKDITISRNIKIPITLEAVTSEFGFDDKNLEMKIELIRVTEPNLDVIGLLLVNPKVFDYDSIMHRLMERIVILFRYEADNKLECYVKMINDFKLVDFQYKFNSVQVMNSKEDKKGGNISTYEKHQLEETNYRNVVEKLIIRINTTLNYLQKSEEPNDLILRKISMIISGLKRPVTEDIEKEIINHENEIKLLEIVLNQWEMTVSD; encoded by the coding sequence ATGgattattcaataaatatggATTCCAATGTAATGTACAGTGTTAATTACGAATACGAGAATGATCTCAACTCACTCAGCGAGAGTGAACTTGTACCGCAATGCTATTTACTTTTGGGGCAGGTTCAAAATGGTAAAGACATCACCATTAGTCGAAACATCAAAATACCGATAACTCTAGAAGCTGTTACATCAGAGTTTGGTTTCGATGACAAAAATctagaaatgaaaattgaGTTAATCAGAGTAACTGAACCAAATTTAGATGTGATAGGATTACTGTTAGTAAATCCCAAAGTTTTTGATTATGATTCAATTATGCATAGATTGATGGAAAGAATAGTAATCCTTTTCAGATATGAAGCTGATAATAAACTTGAATGTTATGTCAAAATGatcaatgattttaaaCTCGTTGACTTCCAGtataaattcaattctGTGCAAGTAATGAATTCCAAAGAAGACAAAAAAGGTGGCAATATAAGCACCTACGAAAAACATCAATTAGAAGAAACAAACTATAGAAATGTTGTTGAAAAGTTAATCATTAGGATAAATACTACTCTAAactatttacaaaaaagtGAGGAACCGAATGACCTAATATTAAggaaaatatcaatgataatCAGTGGCTTGAAGAGACCAGTAactgaagatattgaaaaggaaatcATAAATCATGAAAATgagataaaattattggaGATTGTATTAAATCAATGGGAAATGACTGTATCAGATTAA
- the FMS1 gene encoding polyamine oxidase (similar to Saccharomyces cerevisiae FMS1 (YMR020W); ancestral locus Anc_2.567): protein MSAIIVGAGIAGLKAASFLHENGINDCKIFEARDRIGGRLYTVTGFDGKRKYDLGASWHHDTLINEMFNEECIAEKDKRPFVFDDDFWIFVDGKKGRVDRDPQMRLEIIDNEISKFADLIFHQTLNSLDCSFHELIMKYLFLKRDFLSDDQIRYGSQIPRYLELWHGLDWKELSAKDTYFGHQGRNAMALYFDTIVNKLATTFPEEWLHLNTEIKSITRARDKVVVKTAENEQFSADYCVVTIPQSVLELSIKGDVEDTKGRIDFDPPLNKKIQSGFETVHFGSLGKVIFEFQEVCWSNESSKIMTLAETDELFVQKVRNAKTLPDLLEQLKDAKSDSFGSCWSHPLYFVNMAKVNGIASLMMLMQAPLTNYIESIQDNKKKVYDFFEPVLRTIMKTLNAKPVVEKLNCNDSEIPVTDAPVLRNIITSNWTREPYSRGAYTACEPGDDPIAMILAMSDGQDSRIRFAGEHTIMDGAGCAYGAWESGKREACYILENYKRK, encoded by the coding sequence ATGAGTGCTATTATTGTTGGTGCTGGAATAGCTGGATTGAAAGCAGCTTCATTTTTACATGAAAATGGGATTAATGAttgtaaaattttcgaaGCAAGAGACAGAATAGGTGGCAGATTATATACGGTGACAGGCTTTGAtgggaaaagaaaatatgatCTTGGTGCTAGCTGGCATCACGACACtttaataaatgaaatgttCAATGAAGAATGCATTgctgaaaaagataaaagaCCATTTGTctttgatgatgatttttggatttttgTTGATGGGAAAAAGGGAAGAGTTGACAGAGATCCTCAAATGCGGttggaaattattgataatgaaataagTAAATTTGCTGATCTTATATTCCATCAGACACTAAATTCTTTAGATTGCTCTTTTCATGAGTTAATAATGAAGTAtctctttttgaaaagggATTTTTTAAGTGACGACCAAATTCGATATGGTAGCCAAATTCCTAGGTATTTAGAATTATGGCATGGTTTAGACTGGAAGGAGTTAAGTGCGAAAGACACCTATTTTGGTCACCAAGGGAGAAATGCTATGGCTTTATATTTTGACACAATTGTTAATAAACTTGCCACTACATTTCCGGAGGAGTGGTTACATTTGAATACTGAAATCAAATCCATCACTAGGGCAAGAGACAAAGTCGTTGTCAAGACAGCTGaaaatgaacaattttCTGCAGATTATTGTGTAGTTACGATCCCTCAGAGTGTATTGGAATTGTCCATTAAGGGCGATGTTGAGGATACAAAAGGTAGAATCGACTTTGACCCCCcattgaacaaaaaaattcaaagtgGGTTCGAGACTGTTCATTTTGGTTCATTAGGGAAGGTTATATTTGAGTTCCAGGAGGTATGTTGGTCTAACGAATCTTCTAAAATAATGACATTGGCCGAAACTGACGAACTCTTTGTCCAAAAAGTTCGTAATGCCAAAACACTTCCTGATTTATTGGAACAACTGAAAGATGCAAAAAGTGATTCATTTGGAAGCTGCTGGTCACATCCATTGTATTTTGTCAATATGGCAAAAGTTAACGGTATTGCCAGTCTAATGATGTTGATGCAAGCCCCTCTAACAAACTATATCGAGTCAATACAagataacaaaaaaaaggtttatgatttttttgaacCAGTCCTAAGAACTATTATGAAAACTTTGAATGCTAAACCTGTAGTCGAGAAGCTTAATTGCAACGATTCTGAGATACCTGTCACTGATGCGCCAGTGTTAAGAAACATAATCACGTCTAACTGGACGAGAGAACCATATTCTCGTGGTGCATATACCGCTTGTGAACCAGGTGATGATCCAATCGCTATGATTTTGGCAATGTCTGACGGACAAGATTCAAGGATTAGATTTGCTGGCGAACATACCATTATGGATGGTGCTGGTTGTGCCTATGGCGCATGGGAAAGTGGGAAACGTGAAGCATGTTATATCCTagaaaattacaaaagaaagtaa
- the UBC7 gene encoding E2 ubiquitin-conjugating protein UBC7 (similar to Saccharomyces cerevisiae UBC7 (YMR022W); ancestral locus Anc_2.569) yields the protein MSKTAQKRLLKELQQLMKDSPPGIVAGPKTEDNIFQWDCLVQGPPDSPYEGGVFNAQLDFPKDYPLSPPKLTFTPSILHPNIYPNGEVCISILHSPGEDPNMYELAEERWSPVQSVEKILLSVMSMLSEPNIESGANIDACILWRDNRKEFERQVKLNILKTLGF from the coding sequence ATGTCTAAAACTGCACAAAAACGTCTATTGAAAGAGCTACAACAGCTTATGAAAGACTCACCACCTGGTATAGTGGCCGGCCCTAAAACTGAAGATAACATATTTCAATGGGACTGCTTGGTTCAGGGACCACCAGATAGTCCGTATGAAGGCGGTGTGTTTAATGCACAGCTAGACTTTCCCAAAGATTATCCATTGTCTCCTCCAAAATTGACCTTCACACCAAGCATACTACATCCAAATATCTATCCAAATGGTGAGGTTTGCATATCAATCTTACACTCTCCAGGTGAAGATCCTAATATGTATGAGCTAGCTGAAGAGAGATGGTCACCGGTTCAAAGTGtagaaaaaattcttctgaGCGTGATGAGTATGCTCAGTGAACCAAATATTGAGAGTGGCGCCAATATTGATGCATGCATTCTTTGGAGGGATAATAGGAAAGAATTTGAGAGACAAgttaaattaaatattttaaaaacaTTGGGATTTTAA
- the KAFR0A02170 gene encoding glycoside hydrolase family 76 protein (similar to Saccharomyces cerevisiae DCW1 (YKL046C); ancestral locus Anc_2.570) — protein sequence MIPRIKTFALILSTLIWRSQSLELDLDDYQSLQNATALVAWGLMDYYEGTKYGGTVGMFSSPYYWWEAGGAFGTLLDFWYFMDNDTYNDEILAAMVYQAGNDWDYIPLNQSTTEGNDDQAFWGIAAMTAAERNFTNPASDEPQWLYLAQAVFNTMALRWDTDSCGGGLRWQIFTWNSGYDYKNSVSNGALFHLAARLARYTGNDSYVDWAEKVYNWMEDTGFITTGNTLYVYDGASTEDNCSSVTKYQWTYNQGLILSGAAYLYNYSESSLWYNRTMTALSSSGVFLNNSIMCEAACQPAGTCDTDQRSFKAYFARFLGVTAQLVPSTRTQIMTWMNASAYAVAESCSGGTDGHTCGLNWFLGSWDGYYGLGEQMSALEVLVNTRALDKPGPYNSTNGGSSQGDGAAGTETTATNLAPLNITGGSKAAAAIITAVIGISLIACTLWIIF from the coding sequence ATGATTCCTAGGATAAAGACCTTTGCTTTAATATTATCGACTCTAATATGGAGATCACAATCACTAGAATTAGATTTGGATGACTATCAATCATTACAAAATGCAACTGCATTAGTTGCCTGGGGTCTTATGGATTACTATGAAGGTACTAAATACGGTGGAACTGTAGGTATGTTTTCCAGTCCATACTACTGGTGGGAAGCAGGCGGTGCCTTCGGAACTTTATTGGATTTTTGGTACTTCATGGATAACGACACTTATAACGATGAAATTCTGGCAGCAATGGTTTATCAAGCCGGGAATGACTGGGACTATATCCCACTGAATCAATCTACAACTGAAGGAAACGACGATCAAGCCTTTTGGGGTATAGCTGCAATGACTGCAGCAGAGAGAAATTTCACAAATCCAGCATCTGATGAGCCTCAATGGTTATACCTTGCCCAAGCTGTCTTTAATACAATGGCTCTACGTTGGGACACGGACTCTTGTGGTGGTGGTCTGAGATGGCAAATTTTTACCTGGAATTCTGGTTACGATTATAAAAATTCTGTGTCAAACGGTGCGTTATTTCATCTAGCTGCAAGATTAGCGAGGTATACAGGTAATGACAGTTATGTGGACTGGGCTGAGAAAGTTTATAACTGGATGGAGGACACAGGCTTCATCACGACGGGAAATACACTTTATGTCTATGATGGTGCCAGTACAGAGGATAATTGTTCTTCCGTCACTAAATATCAATGGACTTATAATCAAGGTCTGATATTATCTGGCGCCGCATATTTGTATAACTATTCTGAATCTTCCTTATGGTATAACAGGACAATGACTGCCCTTTCATCATCAGGTGTTTTCTTAAACAATAGTATTATGTGTGAAGCTGCTTGTCAACCAGCAGGTACATGTGATACCGATCAGCGTTCATTCAAGGCCTACTTTGCTAGGTTTTTGGGAGTGACGGCTCAATTAGTCCCAAGTACAAGAACCCAAATCATGACATGGATGAATGCATCGGCATACGCTGTAGCAGAATCATGCTCAGGCGGTACTGATGGCCATACCTGCGGTCTAAACTGGTTCCTTGGGAGCTGGGACGGTTATTATGGCCTAGGTGAACAAATGTCTGCATTGGAAGTTCTGGTAAATACACGTGCACTTGATAAACCCGGCCCATATAATAGTACAAATGGTGGTTCGTCACAAGGTGATGGTGCGGCAGGTACCGAAACAACCGCTACAAATTTGGCACCTTTAAATATTACAGGCGGATCAAAAGCAGCAGCAGCTATTATTACTGCTGTTATAGGTATTTCTCTAATCGCATGTACCTTATGGATTATATTTTAG
- the MAC1 gene encoding Mac1p (similar to Saccharomyces cerevisiae MAC1 (YMR021C); ancestral locus Anc_2.568) — MIIYNGEKYACASCIRGHRSSICRHTKRMLVKVRTRGRPSPVDIRDVIMVDTNSQVKKDTTDEKDIATCKDMNAQPIIFVRAKQTEKATLVDGKLNIIIQNKNEKETGKEKVIDVNNIKCISENEFLKRHSNYTKNVSENATICALNEKGESKCCSANKENVLSDSINFADLTPLDSQTFSSMSSSNSSSDTDILSDIFDPDKSSFDILTHKGIYLSTDCTCEDEKCQCLNCLIHRNEDEITSFIQQSGIPLTNLGSPKRDAENIPESCTIASCSCTPQDCLCDSCTTHPAEIIPFEKFFFKGLLNINLRKKTIIKYKGKLIPSAYWWNLLHDQVSQMTEQSLENLNILERFDEIVESNNVQLLNSDMNEFPLDDLGGFYVI; from the coding sequence ATGATCATCTATAATGGTGAAAAATATGCGTGTGCTTCTTGTATCAGAGGACATAGATCTTCTATATGTAGGCATACTAAGAGAATGCTTGTAAAGGTACGAACCAGAGGAAGACCTTCTCCAGTGGATATACGGGATGTTATTATGGTAGACACGAACTCTCAAGTTAAGAAAGACACCACAGATGAAAAGGATATCGCCACTTGTAAGGATATGAACGCTCAGCCAATTATATTCGTAAGGGCAAAACAAACAGAAAAGGCTACGCTGGTGGATGGTAAACTGAATATTATAATCCAGAACAAGAACGAGAAAGAAACTGGGAAGGAGAAGGTTATTGATGTCAACAACATAAAATGCatatcagaaaatgaatttttgaagaggCATTCAAATTATACTAAAAATGTGAGTGAAAATGCTACTATCTGTGCACTTAATGAAAAAGGTGAGAGTAAGTGTTGTTCAGCAAATAAGGAAAATGTCCTAAGTGATTCTATCAACTTTGCCGATTTGACTCCGCTGGATTCTCAAACTTTTTCGTCAATGTCTAGTTCTAATTCTAGCTCAGACACTGATATATTAagtgatatttttgatCCCGATAAATCTTCGTTCGATATTTTAACCCATAAAGGTATTTATTTGAGTACAGACTGTACGtgtgaagatgaaaaatgtcAGTGCTTAAATTGTCTAATACATagaaatgaagatgaaattacCTCATTTATTCAACAAAGCGGCATACCTCTCACAAATTTAGGATCACCAAAGAGAGATGCTGAAAATATACCGGAGTCATGTACTATTGCCTCCTGTTCTTGTACACCTCAAGACTGTCTTTGTGATTCATGTACCACCCATCCAGCTGAAATCATACCGttcgagaaatttttctttaaaggTCTATTGAATATAAATCTACGAAAGAAGActattataaaatataagGGCAAATTGATACCCTCTGCATATTGGTGGAATCTTTTACATGATCAGGTATCTCAAATGACTGAACaatctttggaaaatttaaatatatTAGAACggtttgatgaaattgtgGAAAGTAACAATGTTCAATTGCTAAATTCGGATATGAACGAATTTCCATTGGACGATTTAGGAGGCTTTTAtgttatataa